The DNA window TAACCaaagctacatgtatgttTCACTGCTGATAGTTTAGCATAGGTACCTTACATAAACTGCCAACTTGAGATTATATAGCGCAATGTTTGTGCCACCGAGACTTTGCAAAAATTCACATGCAACATCAAAAACGCAAAAGGAGCCATGTCAACATATTGTTTGTCTAGCGCCGCGTGCCCCAAAGGGATCATCGCAACAAACATTAACCCTGCTCCTGGACTGTCACCAACCGATTGCGTAAAGGAGACGAAGAGGGCGTGCATGTTCATTTTTGATGCGCCTGTACGCTATAATTCAATATCTAGATACATTGTTTGTTCGTGCTCGACCTTGGTGCCATTAGTATTCTGGACTGTTCTCTATGTTATCTAGTCCTCGTCTTTCGTAACGCAACAGTGATTGCTCACACCGGAGTTTGTTCTctgggaaaaagagaaaggaaaactCCGATTGACTTGATGTCAGCACCGTTGCAGCAGTTTTATGACTATACATGTCTAAGGCGATAATCTTGAGGgagatttaaaaaaaaaaaaaaagctgtgAAGGCGAACGATTCACCAAGCCACGTAACCTTTCTTGACCACCTATAATCTTGACACGCGCAATTCGttctttaaaaagaaaagagcaagcaaAACGATCGTCTATAGTTAGCGCCTTTGCGGTAGTTGTCTGCCCGTATAAATTAGAAGGCGATGCCCTTGTGAGGGaggttaaaaatgctgtgaaaaaTTGCGAATTTGTAGGATTCGGCAAACCCtgttcacagcatttttaacctCCCTCGAGGCCATCTCCATTTTCACGGGAGGCCATTGTACCAGTATTATTAACAGACGTACCCCAGATAGAAACGGAAATCGTCTCCCAAAAGCCATATGAGCGCCGAAAACAGCCCGTTACGAAGATCGGAGCTGCCCCGCTCTCAAGGTGGCATCGAACGGCTTTGAAAGCCGAGTTGTTCGACCTTCCCAAGTGGTAGAAGAAGATTTACATTTGCTATGGAAGGCATTCTTCCGGTGCATTGCGATAATGTTGACAGGTACTTGGTACATACATAGCAGCAGCCATTTCTTGTCACGTCTCAAGACTGCTTCATCTGCGAAGGCATTGACCGTGAGCTGTTTTGGGTGGTAGCATTTGGGTGTCAGCGTTCAAGGGAGTTCTGAACCAACGGCACAACTCCATGCATGCTGCAAGCTGAGAGAGATTGAGGGGAAAATCGACTCCAACTCAATACGCCCATCTCCGCAAATCTGGAGAAAGCTCCAAGAAGGATGGGATGCCAACCGTCGTTGTGTGGTGCCTTTCAGCAGCTAACAACAGCTCCCCATGTTGCCTCGGCGAGACCAAGACACCGAAAGCAGGGATCAaggaagaacaaagagaaaaaaagataaaaaggcCGTCCCACAGGAAGCCGCCCATCCGACTAGCGATTCGAGGCGCAGGAACTAGCAGCAAATCCAAGCCAAAGAGGGCCAAACAGAGTTACGCGCCGCAGCCACACCGATCAGCCCTTGAGACTTTTTGGAGAACTCGGGAAAGCGTCTCGTCCTAGTTGGGGCTCGGCGCTGGTGCTTTGACAGTGAAAGAGGGCATTGCATGGATGCTAAGACGCTCGTATAGCTGCTAGACGGAAGCTGGCCGTGTCTAGGAAGCACCAAGAGAatcactgccactgccacaGTCGCATTCGGAGTGGTTGGAAGCGGTAGGCATGGAACTATTGACGCACAGGCCGCGATTTTGGCATGGCCCGAAGCGAGGGACCCCAGACGCGGATCCTGGGAGGCGTCTCCCTTCCGTCACGGCTGCGACTCTCTCGGCCGCTACGTAATGGGAACTggatcttttgttttctgttccttttttttttttttttgcgggttgtttgttgtttgcATAAGAGTGTAGGGGTTCTTTTGAATAAATAAATCAATAAATAAAGAGCATTCCCTGATCCCTTTGCTCCATCTTCCCGCCTTTTTGTCAATACTTCCTCTTCGGGCAGCAAGCAGTCATTTCTTCACGGCAGGGACCTCACACGACCACGATCCAAAGCTGGATGCATAGGCAATAATAATCAAGGAGGATATtcaaacaagaagagcatcaaAATGCGCAGCCTCGCCCTCTCCCTCGCCCTGCTCGCGGGCTCATCTGCCGTCACCGCAGCCTCTGCACCAACATGCGCCAAGGGCCTGTACATGGTCGTTGCCCGCGGCAGTGAAGAGGCCCCCGGAACTGGTGTCACCGGCAATCTCACCAGCCAGATCGCCGCCAAGGTGCCCGGCAGCCAGGTTGCCGCCGTCGACTATCCCGCCACGCTGGACGACTACGAGAGCTCCGAGGGCAAGGGCGTGCAGGCcatgcagaagctgctgggtGCCTATGGCCAGGCCTGTCCGGACAGCAAGATTGCCATCCTGGGCTACTCACAGGTATGATTTGATGTTGTGTGGCGGTCAAGTTGTACGTCGAGATGCTGATTCAGTGCTGTTCAGGGTGCCCAAGTCTCGTCGGATTCCGTTTGCGGTGGTGCTGGCAACCCATTCATCGACGACAAGGCCCTGTCGACGAGCATCATGGACAATGGTGAGCTTTGGGATATTTGCTTTCAAATCTTGAGAAGCAAAAGCTAACAGTGATTCAATAGTCGTCGCCGTTGCCATCTTCGGAGACCCAACCCACGTCGCCAACATAACGTACGACCGCGGCACCAGCGTGCACAACGGCGTAAGTGAAGCATCCAATCTCCAGCCACTGATCTTCTCGAGATGCATTATAGCTAACTTTCTTGCCCATCAGATCTTCAACCGCACCGACGCCAGCCTCGACGTCTGCAAGTCCTACGCCAGCCGCATCATCTCCTACTGCGACACCGGCGACATCTACTgcgacagcggcagcaacgcCACCGTCCACCACCTGTACATTGACCGCTACGGCGACGATATTGTTGACTTTGTCGTCAGCCAGTACCAAAAGGCCGCGGGCTCCTCCAACTCTAGCTCCAGCTCTACTTCCACCGCGCCTCCCGCCACTTCCGCCACTGCTACTCCCACCAGCGGTGGAAGCGGTGGCCGCTCCAacagcaccaccagcagccctACCAAGTCTGCCTCTGCGTCAACGAGCCCTCATTCAGCTGCCAATGCTTTGTCTCCTGCGGCAGGCAGCCTGATCTTTGGAGCGGGTCTGCTGGCTGTTTTGTCTCAGATGCTGTAAACGACGCGATGTTGTGAATAACATGgcatacaagtacatgtagtaattCGGAGTAGTTTTCCCGTGGCATGGGagctgttttttttggcgCATTTGGATAAAGTATATAGGCTATAGCCAATATTGATGACGAGACATTTGAAAGCCTGTGTGATACAAGATTTGGTAGACGCTGTTGTGCTCCGTTGTCTCAACTGTATGTGCTGCGTAGCTGCCAATCATTACACACGCTGTGGTACTGATCCTAGTAATATTGGCTGATATTGATTGCCTCTTCAAGCTGTACCAGGATCAGGGTCCGGCTATTAGATcgtgcctgtgcctgtctTTAGATGCTCCCTGACATCGCTGGGTTCGTATCTCGATACTCGCTTAATACACGGAGAAAGAAtgaggagaaagagaaacagTTGCACAAGACCAACGAGGCTGTTATATACTGAATGGCAGGTATAACACGGGCAACCTTCACTGTGTATATCCCGTATTCGCGTCTTGGACGTTTCAGTTTGGCATAAAGAGAGATGTGGCGTTTGACTGGTAAGAAAATAATACGCACTACCTGCCCTACGGCGATCTACCGAGGCTACCCGATTCGAGTTGAATCAAGCTTTTCGATAGTCTGCAATGATGACTGTGACACCTGGTTCTGTGTAATCAGACTGTACGTAATCAAACTTCGTGTAATCAAGTTTGATGCAATCAATTCTCATGTAATCAAATTTTTCATGACAAATGAAGCTCGATCTTATACAACAGACTTTTGAATGCAAGCTCCAACATTACAAAGAGAAATGTCAAACAACTTCCTCATCAGGATCTCTCTCCAACTCATCCTCCTCGGATGTCTTCCGAACACAATGGCAGTGCATATCCAAGATTACAAGACCAATTGTAAACCACGCCCATTGGATGAACATGCCATTATTTTCACAAACTTTCTGTTATCAATCAGTATCAATGGCCCTTGCAGAAGCGCCATCTGCAGCATGTGCAGCTTATTGcccgaaagaaaaaaagtttagCGGCCGTTGAGATGTCAGGCTTTGCCCCAAAGCGGCAGCCAAGACGCAACTCGGGCGTTTTTCGATAAAAGCCAGTAAAATCCGGAGCCACTCACACGGCGAGAGAACAGGTCTagaattctttttcttgccatGAATGCCATGTACCTGTTGAGTCAACTCTAATCCATACCGTAGGAGGCTTAATAAGAGCCCAGTCAAGTGAGAGTTGCCATTCTGTTGCCTATTGCAGACACTGCAGACGCCTTTTAGACCTATCGGGAATGTTCCATGAGGTCAGTCCATTCGCCACATCGTCAAAGATCTACTGCCCCCCTTTTCACCACCCACCAACACTGGGGCTAGAGACAGAAGCATGTAAGAACATGGCCAAAACTAAAAAGAACATGTCAAAAGAACGGCGTGATTCATACATTGGCGTCCCCGTTGCCCGTTTTTGCCCCGATATGGAACTTTACCAAATCCCAGACTGGCAGCCAAGACTCCACACTCGCAGAGAAACATGACCCATAGAGCCTTGAAAATTGCAAAACGCCTCTCCGCAAAGGACTAGACAATGAAAAAACCCCCACAAAATTCTCACGGCCCCCCGTATTCGatatttttctttactgCCTGTTCGGGGTTTTTGCAccatctgccttttttttttttgccttttcccaCGTGGAGAAATAAGAAGAGCACAAATGACAGATGACAAATGAGTTTGAGCgtagagggaaaaaaaggataaaatAAGACCCAGGGAAATCGACTTGAGAATGCTGTTGTGGGAACTCAGTTGACACATTGACTGtcaaatcttcttctctacacCTCTTATTTGAATCAGAGTGGACAACTCTGTCTTTCCTCAACTCTCCCCTTATTATCTTGTCTCATCTTACTCGAAAAGTgaaacgagaagaaaaagaaactccAAAATGGGCCAGCCAGAGCCTCTCGCCGGCCTCGAAAGCGGCGTCATCTCCGGCCGCACCTCGTCAGACCTCAGCCAATTCCCCGACAAGGCCGAGCTCGAACGCCTCGGCCGCGCCCGCCCAGCCGTCCTCAAGTCGTGGATCACAGAAGTCGGCTTCGTCATGACCGTCGTCTTGTCCATGACCATGAGCGAGTACTTCATCGGCGGCTTCAACATCATCCTGCCCCCCGTGGCAGACGCCCTCGACATCCCCGAGAACACGCGGACCTGGCCCGCCGGCGTCATCAACCTCACCACTGCCGCCTTTTtgatgcccttttctcgaTTGTGCGACATCTACGGTGCCCGTTCTGTTTTTCTGTTTGGCCACATCTGGTTCATGATTTGGTCGCTCGTCTGCGGCTTCAGCACAAACACCATCATGCTGATCATCTGCCGAGCCCTCCAGGGCATTGGCACTTCGGCCTTTACGCCCGCTGGTCTGGCTCTCCTGGGACAGACGTATCGACCTGGCCCTCGAAAGAATCTCGTGTTTGCCATCTGGGGTGCCTTTGCTTGTCTGGGATTCTACTTTGGCATCTTCCTGGGAGCTGTGTGTGCCGACTTTCTGACCTGGCGGTGGTACTTTTGGATCGgtgccatcatcgtcttctgcATTGCTGTCACTGGATTCTTGACTGTTCCACGAAACCTCCACGAGCAGGATGAGTCTATTCGCATGGACTGGTGGGGACTGTGTACCATTGTGCCTGGCTTGATTCTAGTTGTCTTTGCCTTTACAGACGGAGGCCATGCCCCTCATGGCTGGCAAACCCCGTACATCTATGTGACATTTATTATCGGCATGCTCTTCCTTATTGCGGGCGTTTATACGCAAGGTTGGGTGTCTGCTCAGCCGCTTCTCCCGGCCGATCTATTCCGCCCCAAGTACATGAAGCGCCTGTCTCTGGCTTTATTCTGCCTGTACGGTGTATTCGGCTTGTACCTCTTTTATTCAAGCTACTAGTAAGTGCCCCTCTCACTCATGCAAGCGTTATAGCATCACTAACAAACAACCCTCACCAGCATCGAGACTGTGCTCGATACCACCCCCATCCTCACCGCCGCCTGGTTCACCCCCCTGGCCATTGGCGGCGTCTGCCTCGCCGTCGGAGGCGGCTTCGTCATGCACATGGTTTCTAACCGAATCCTTATGATGATCTCCAGCGTCGGCTTCCTCATCTccgtcctcctcttcgccctTATCCCCGACCGCGTCGACGGCCATCCCTCGACCAGCTTCCTCTACTGGGCGTACATCTTCCCTGCCATGATATGCGGCACCATTGGCGTGGACATTACCTACAACGTCACAAACGTCTTCATCACAACGTCCATGCCTCGACGTCTTCAGGCCACTGCCGGAGGCCTCATCAACACTCTCTTGTATCTCGGCCTGGCGTTTTGGCTGGGCATTGCCGAGATGGCTGTTTCCGAGGCGAATAGGCGCAAGTTGCCAGAGGGGCTCAGTCTGCGGCAGCAATACAAGATTGGCTTCTGGATCGGCGTTGCCATGGCCGGCTTGTCATTGATTTTAGTGCTGACGATTAAGATTGGTCAAGCAGCATCGGAATTGACGGCCGATGAGAAGGCTGCGCAGGCAGAGcgcgaagcagcagcagcagccaactAACTCAACTCAACTTATTTCTACTTATTTCAATCGGGATAAAAAAGAACGACTGGATGAATGcattaattattattttttggACAAAGCGGTTTTGGTCAATTTATTTCTGTTTTATATTGTGTTAAAAGCATTGCAAGGGGTATGATACCATGGATAGACCTGGGGTTCGAGAGATACAAGGTACGAAAAGCTAGAGGTGGATTAATGCAGCATTTACGAGACAGAGAGCGTGCAGACGTGCATTTCATTTTCTAGATAGAATAGAGTATATACCTGCAGATGATAATACTATGACATACGACATTCGACATTTACTGCAGCTTCATGACGGTATTGAAAGACGTGATGCGTGAAGCCTCGGCTGGTGGCGGTTGAAGCTAAAAAGGCTCAGCGTCGGGATTCAACTCCACACCCGGTTTGACATTTGATCTTCCTTTGATCCGCCCGGGCGGATCATCACAAGGGCGCGGCTtttcaagaaaaaaacagctatTGAAGCGCCTCTATGCTCTTCTCATTAAAACAAGAATATAATGATTAGATCTTTTGACATATACAATCACCGAAACGTGTGATAGAAGGGCTCAAGGGCCAAATCTTGCATCATCAACCGCCGTATAAGCCACCTCACTTCCCAACATGTCCATATCGAACAACCTCATCAACCGCACCTCCTTCTCAGCAGCCGACATCGTCAAAGACATCTGGAccagcctccatctccccGCTCACGCCCTCTCATCTCTCACTCTCCCAGGCCACCAAGCCGCCCCAGCAACCCCCCTCATCCTTCAAGATCGGCCATCTCGCACAGAGCTCCATCGCCCTCTCAGCCCTCTCAGCATCTCTCCTGCACAGCACACAATCTTCACCTCCATTCTCTTCGGTATCTCGTGTGAGCGTTCCACTAGAACACGCCCTGGTGGAATTCAAGTCAGAGCGTCTCTACGACATTGATAAACAGCCCTTGGAAGATCCTTGGGGATCCATCGGCGGCCTGCACAAAACCGCAGACGGCTACGTTCGCATCCACGACAATTTCCCTTGCCATGCGCTCGGCACCCTTGAGCTCCTCGGTTTGCCTCCAAATGCCTCTCGTCAAGATGTCGCCGCCAAAGTAGCCCAATGGAAGAGCGTCGACCTCGAAACCGCCGGCACGGAAAAGGGCAAGCTCGCCATCTACGCCTTGCGCTCATACAGCGAATGGGACGCCCATCCCCAGTCCGCAGCCATAGACAATAACCCCATTCTCATCAGGCAGTTCGCCCAGGGACCGCCAAAGAACCTGTCCACAATCAAAAGTAGCAGCCGCTGCCTCCAGGGCATCAGAGTCCTCGAAATGAGCCGCGTCATCGCCGCCCCCGTGGCCGGCAAGACACTCGCCGCTCACGGCGCCGATGTTCTATGGGTAACATCGCCGAATCTACCGAATCAACCTGTGCTCGATAGGGACCTCAGCCGCGGCAAACGCACCATCCGGCTCGACATACACAATCCAGATGAGAAAGACCGCCTTCTGGAGCTGCTACGCACCTGTGATGTCTTCATCCAGGGGTATCGCCCGGGCAGCCTCGCCTCCTACGGCTTCTCGCCAGAAGAACTCCAAAAGATCAATCCGAACATTATCTGCGCAAATCTCTCTGCTTTTGGGCCCTCCGGTCCGTGGTCCCAGCGCCGAGGCTTCGATTCTCTAGTACAGACCTGCTCGGGGATGAACATTTCCGAAGCAGAGCACTTTGGCGCCGGAGAACCAGCCCGCGCCATGCCCTGTCAAGCGCTCGACCACGCGGGCGGATATCTCCTCGCCACGGGCGTCATGGCCGCTCTCTATAATCGTTCTCAAGTCGGAGGATCATGGGTTGTAGACGTTTCGCTGGCCGGTGTGATGAAGTACCTACGCAGTCTGGGGCAGTATCCAGGTAAGACTGGCTTTGAGAGCCAAGATTTTGTGAAGCAGGCAGATGTACCGAGGGAATACTTTGAGACGAGGGATACTGCATTTGGGAAGATGACTGCAGTAAGGCATAGTGCTAGTGTTGAGGGGTGCGAGGTTGGATGGGGGGGAGATGCCGAAACCTCTGGGATCAGACGAAG is part of the Trichoderma atroviride chromosome 1, complete sequence genome and encodes:
- a CDS encoding uncharacterized protein (CAZy:CE5~TransMembrane:1 (n4-12c19/20o282-300i)~SECRETED:SignalP(1-19)), giving the protein MRSLALSLALLAGSSAVTAASAPTCAKGLYMVVARGSEEAPGTGVTGNLTSQIAAKVPGSQVAAVDYPATLDDYESSEGKGVQAMQKLLGAYGQACPDSKIAILGYSQGAQVSSDSVCGGAGNPFIDDKALSTSIMDNVVAVAIFGDPTHVANITYDRGTSVHNGIFNRTDASLDVCKSYASRIISYCDTGDIYCDSGSNATVHHLYIDRYGDDIVDFVVSQYQKAAGSSNSSSSSTSTAPPATSATATPTSGGSGGRSNSTTSSPTKSASASTSPHSAANALSPAAGSLIFGAGLLAVLSQML
- a CDS encoding uncharacterized protein (EggNog:ENOG41~TransMembrane:14 (i46-68o88-106i118-141o147-164i176-195o207-228i240-260o272-295i316-336o348-369i376-395o407-428i449-470o490-509i)), whose amino-acid sequence is MGQPEPLAGLESGVISGRTSSDLSQFPDKAELERLGRARPAVLKSWITEVGFVMTVVLSMTMSEYFIGGFNIILPPVADALDIPENTRTWPAGVINLTTAAFLMPFSRLCDIYGARSVFLFGHIWFMIWSLVCGFSTNTIMLIICRALQGIGTSAFTPAGLALLGQTYRPGPRKNLVFAIWGAFACLGFYFGIFLGAVCADFLTWRWYFWIGAIIVFCIAVTGFLTVPRNLHEQDESIRMDWWGLCTIVPGLILVVFAFTDGGHAPHGWQTPYIYVTFIIGMLFLIAGVYTQGWVSAQPLLPADLFRPKYMKRLSLALFCLYGVFGLYLFYSSYYIETVLDTTPILTAAWFTPLAIGGVCLAVGGGFVMHMVSNRILMMISSVGFLISVLLFALIPDRVDGHPSTSFLYWAYIFPAMICGTIGVDITYNVTNVFITTSMPRRLQATAGGLINTLLYLGLAFWLGIAEMAVSEANRRKLPEGLSLRQQYKIGFWIGVAMAGLSLILVLTIKIGQAASELTADEKAAQAEREAAAAAN
- a CDS encoding uncharacterized protein (EggNog:ENOG41); its protein translation is MSISNNLINRTSFSAADIATKPPQQPPSSFKIGHLAQSSIALSALSASLLHSTQSSPPFSSVSRVSVPLEHALVEFKSERLYDIDKQPLEDPWGSIGGLHKTADGYVRIHDNFPCHALGTLELLGLPPNASRQDVAAKVAQWKSVDLETAGTEKGKLAIYALRSYSEWDAHPQSAAIDNNPILIRQFAQGPPKNLSTIKSSSRCLQGIRVLEMSRVIAAPVAGKTLAAHGADVLWVTSPNLPNQPVLDRDLSRGKRTIRLDIHNPDEKDRLLELLRTCDVFIQGYRPGSLASYGFSPEELQKINPNIICANLSAFGPSGPWSQRRGFDSLVQTCSGMNISEAEHFGAGEPARAMPCQALDHAGGYLLATGVMAALYNRSQVGGSWVVDVSLAGVMKYLRSLGQYPGKTGFESQDFVKQADVPREYFETRDTAFGKMTAVRHSASVEGCEVGWGGDAETSGIRRSKVVIDLMITHYGIYLKICTYSPPLMYD